Part of the Bacteroidota bacterium genome, AACTCGTTTATATCTCCCATTCTTTGATCCATAATGTTCCAAATCCGGAAAGTATGTCTCATAAAATGAGTTATATCAAATTTAGTTTTTCGATGTCATATTTCCAACTCATCAAATGGACTTCTGATCTGCTGAATACTTTTGGTACTGACGTGAGTGTAAATTTCCGTTGTCTTGCTGCTTTTGTGGCCAAGAATTTCCTGGATATAACGCAGGTCAGTGCCATTCTCGAGCAAATGTGTGGCGTAACTATGACGAAGCCAGTGTAAACTAACCGGTTTCTTTATGTTCGTTCTTGCCAACGCCTGCTTCAGAACATTCGTCAGACTTTTTTCGCTGTATGTTTCACCTTTCTCCTGCCCTTCAAAAAGCCAGCGCTCCGGCTTGTAGGCCTTGTAATATTCCCTGAGTAATAACAGGATCTTTTCCGAAAGGGGCGCAATCCTGTCCTTTTTGCCTTTCGCATTACGGATCAGAACAATTTTCCGGTGTGAATCAATGTCGGTCAATTTCAGATCAAGCAATTCACTTCTGCGCAATCCGCAACTGTAGATGAGCGCAAGCATCGCTTTGTGCTTGATGTTTCTCGGTGACGAAAGGAGTTGCTGAATTTCTTCTTTGCTCAGCACATTCGGCAGAAGCTTTGGAACTTTAGGACGAAAAATAACCGTTACATCCATTGCAGATCCGTTCATTTCTCTGAATAATAATTTCACCGCATTCACAACCTGGTTCTGGAACGCCGCCGAATAATTATTCGCCAGAATATAGTTGTCGTTGAATTCAATAAGATCTTCATTCGTGATCTCCGCGATCTTTTTCTGCGAATAGTATTTCAGAAAAGTGGAAACAGCATCGCAGTACGTTTTGATCGTATTATCGCTATATCGCTTCGTGCGCATGTATCGCGCGAACTTTTCAAGCGCTTTAGAAATTTCGGGTGTCAGCGCGATCTCCTTCACCGAGGGTGGTTTCATCTTTTCGATTCTCTCAGATTCAAGGAATAGTTTTTCATCAAGTGTTGCGAATGACTTGAAATGTTCTTTCAATCTCTGAAATGAATCCTGCGCATACGCAACATACCACGCGCGCAATCCGCGGCTCCACGCAGCACCCGCAAGCAGGCATGTGCGTGCAATGAGATCTTTGTTGTAGGGAAATTGAAGGGTAATGACTTTTTTGCCTCTGTGAAATTTTAAATCAAGAATAATAATTAGCATACATATAAAAATTTAACGTGAAAAATATGTGCAAAGGAAATAAAAAAATTGCCACACCACATCTCTCAGTTCACATCTCTCAGTTCTCTATTCGCACTACGCCTTCTTCACAAACTCCGATTTCAATCCCATCGCGCCGAATCCGTCTATCTTGCAACTGATGTTGTGATCGCCTTCTGCCAATTTAATATTTTTCACTTTGGTTCCTGCCTTTACCGGTTTAGATGCGCCTTTCACCGGAAGATCTTTTATCGTTACAACTGTATCTCCGTCGTGTAATTCATTTCCGTTCGAGTCAAGAATTTTATTGGCATCCTCTTCAGGTGTTTTCACTGCTTCTTCCGGATTCCATTCGTGAAGACAGTCGGTGCAGACCTGCATTGTTCCATTAAAATAGGTGTATTCGTAATTACATTTCGGGCATTTGGGAGAATCGGACATGACTAAAAGATTTAATTTATTTCCGCAAATGTAACGGTTTCAGTCGACGATGAACTTCTCATGATGAGTTGATCTATGTGTTGAAAAATAAGAGCAACCTTTTCATCCTCCGAACAACCGTTTGAAGAAGGATGAATTCTTTTTGGTTTTCACTTGAGCATTTTCCTGAGACGTGATTTGAGCGGACACTACATCATTCATATTCTGTATGGAATAAAACACGCTTCCGCAAGAAGGACACTGCGCCTTGCCATTGGAAACAGCGAAGCGTGTTCCGCAATTGATACAATTGATCGTCTTTTCTTTTACATTATTACTGTTTCCGCACGTCTCACAGATCACAGTGTTTGAATTTTCAGGAACATTGATTTCGGATTGGCAAACACAGCATTCCATTTTCGAAATATTCACCGGATCGATCTCGATATAATCGTAGTCGAGTTTGAAATGAGAAATTATTTTTTTTGCGGTCTCTTCATGATAGATCGACATCATATTGGCCATTGCATTTGAATACATCAGTCCTGTATTCTGAACAACGGATCCCTCGGGATGAAGTTGCAACGAATTGTAAAACTTCGATTTCTCAATAGCATTACGGATCGTCTGTTCGGAGTATTCAATGTAAGCGATAAAGCGATCGTCGAAGTTGTAATTCATTTTACCGTCCACCATGGTGAAATGCAGTCCCTGCGAAAGCGCGATCCCTTCACTGTTTGCGAAAGAAGAAAAGTAGTCGCCTTTCTCAAACATCTCTATCAAGTTTTGCCTGCGATAGTCCAGGTATTTTTTTCTGAAAACCTGTTGCTTGCCTTTGGGTCCATACCGGTGAGGGTAAAGATCGAACTCCAACTGTAGCATACGAAGATTGGCTTCAATACTTTTTTCTTTATCCTTCGCTTTAGCCGCTTCACCCAATTGCATTGCGGCTGCGAGGTATTCCTGCTGTGATCTGTCCTGGTAATTGGAAACGGAAAATGCGTCAGTCGCTTCGATCATCGCATTCTTCATGTCAATACCCATCCATGTTGCACAGTAGTCGCAATAAATGTACATGGAGCGTGATTCCGTCACCTTATTACTGCCGCAGGTGGAACACTTTAATTTTCTTACGAGCATAATGATCTGGATTGAGGATGATTTCCTGAGTAAAATTGAAGAGGCAGCTATCAAATATAGTGAACGGAATGACGACTGAACAAAAATGATAGAACGTGAGAATTTACATTTTCAATTTATTCAACCTGTTCTCAAGATACAAACACGGTATTTCGCGGTTCGCCGCTTCCAGTATTCAGTACAACCCGAATTTACTGTTGCAGTTTCAATTCATAACTTCCGTTCCTCCGTCATCTGGTTCCTCACAAATTCCTGCGTGGAAATCTGTTTTCCATTCTCATCATAAACTTTCCAGGAACCTTCTTTCATATAATCGTCGATCTCTTTGTAATACTGCATCGTTCCTTCGTCCTGGATATTTCCATTCTCATAATATTCTTTGAGATAATATTTTCCTTTTTTCTTGTCGAGCAGTTGCATGTCGTCCTGCATTTTCTCGTTGTCGTACCACGATGTGCGGTAAAGGAGATACTCCAGTTTTTTTGCATACTCCTCTGCGTAATCCGGTGTTCCGTCTTCGTGATATTCGTGCGTCACTTCTTCCTGCCCCTGGTAATAGGTAATGTCACTGCGCACTTTTCCGTTCATCCAGTAAAGGATCATTTGATTGCGGTAATAATCTACATTGTGAAAATCGCGCTCCATTTGCCCGTTCGGATAAAAGTTTTTGTAAGAATGTAATTGCCCGTCCACATAATAACCCGTGTGCAGCACCGCACCGTTATCATAATAATCCTCCCACGTATTCTGCGCAGCGTATCCTTTGTCGGTGTAGCGAACGGAATCACCGCCCATAGCAAAATTCAGTTTTTCGTAAATGGCAATGCCGAGCGTGGAATCGTAGATCGCATCGAATTTATAATAGCGCGTAAGATTTTTCTGTTTGCCCAATTGAGCCTGAATGGGAACCGCAATTGCTATTGACAGAAGTAAAAAAAGAGACCGCATTTTTTATTTTTACGAGGGTTGAGGTATTAAGTTATTGGGGTGTTAAGTTGTTAAGTTATTAAGTTATTGGGTTG contains:
- a CDS encoding alkylphosphonate utilization protein, whose product is MSDSPKCPKCNYEYTYFNGTMQVCTDCLHEWNPEEAVKTPEEDANKILDSNGNELHDGDTVVTIKDLPVKGASKPVKAGTKVKNIKLAEGDHNISCKIDGFGAMGLKSEFVKKA
- a CDS encoding site-specific integrase; translated protein: MLIIILDLKFHRGKKVITLQFPYNKDLIARTCLLAGAAWSRGLRAWYVAYAQDSFQRLKEHFKSFATLDEKLFLESERIEKMKPPSVKEIALTPEISKALEKFARYMRTKRYSDNTIKTYCDAVSTFLKYYSQKKIAEITNEDLIEFNDNYILANNYSAAFQNQVVNAVKLLFREMNGSAMDVTVIFRPKVPKLLPNVLSKEEIQQLLSSPRNIKHKAMLALIYSCGLRRSELLDLKLTDIDSHRKIVLIRNAKGKKDRIAPLSEKILLLLREYYKAYKPERWLFEGQEKGETYSEKSLTNVLKQALARTNIKKPVSLHWLRHSYATHLLENGTDLRYIQEILGHKSSKTTEIYTHVSTKSIQQIRSPFDELEI